The Arachis hypogaea cultivar Tifrunner chromosome 16, arahy.Tifrunner.gnm2.J5K5, whole genome shotgun sequence genome contains a region encoding:
- the LOC112758268 gene encoding exonuclease DPD1, chloroplastic/mitochondrial: MRAGSMIFSLVQVPRCRIHGLANYWGETFHSLSKTCGNNSSVRLLSSRIYGLQGGQKRKWTRRPITTNTEGTGSTKSRSTKHEILSEPILKSFTENVNKEQVVEFDNVQYCNLQQEIAQNKDLSSLVTVITFDIETTGFSRENDRIIEIALRDLQGGENSTFQTLVNPERCVPNSHIHHITTHMVDRPEVPRMQELIPILLQFVRSRQKPRGYVLWVAHNGRAFDFPFIMNEFRRHSTEIPPNWLFVDTLLLARELMKARGTKSTSISLGTLCEHYRINVDGQAHRAMVDANTLALVLRKLTGDLKLTLSDLVKRSFTAFDIINSKKKKNSD; encoded by the exons ATGAGGGCAGGATCCATGATTTTTTCGTTAGTGCAAGTACCTAGGTGTAGAATACATGGCTTAGCAAATTATTGGGGTGAAACCTTTCATAGTTTGAGTAAGACTTGTGGAAACAATTCTAGTGTTAGGCTGCTTAGTTCTAGAATTTATGGGCTTCAAGGAGGGCAGAAAAGGAAGTGGACTCGAAGACCTATAACCACAAATACAGAAGGCACTGGGAGCACCAAATCAAGAAGTACCAAGCATGAAATTTTGAGTGAAcctattttaaaaagttttacagaaaatgtaaataaagAACAGGTAGTTGAATTCGACAATGTTCAATACTGTAACTTACAACAAGAGATTGCCCAGAATAAAGACTTGTCTAGCTTAGTCACAGTCATTACTTTTGATATTGAAACCACTGGATTCAGCAGAGAAAATGACCGGATCATTGAGATTGCACTTCGAGACCTTCAGGGTGGTGAGAACAGCACATTCCAAACTCTTGTAAATCCTGAACGCTGTGTTCCTAATTCACACATTCATCACATTACTACTCATATGGTGGACAGACCTGAGGTTCCAAG GATGCAAGAACTGATTCCCATCTTATTGCAATTTGTTCGAAGCCGTCAGAAACCTAGGGGATATGTGTTATGGGTTGCTCATAATGGTCGCGCTTTCGACTTTCCTTTCATCATGAACGAATTTAGGCGACATTCTACAGAGATTCCTCCTAATTGGCTGTTTGTAGACACCCTTCTTTTAGCACGAGAACTCATGAAGGCCAGAG GAACAAAATCAACCTCAATATCCCTTGGTACATTGTGTGAGCACTACAGAATCAATGTTGATGGCCAAGCTCATAGAGCTATGGTAGATGCTAACACATTGGCTCTGGTACTTCGTAAGTTAACCGGTGATCTGAAGTTGACCCTCTCTGACCTTGTTAAAAGATCATTCACAGCATTCGATATTATCAActccaagaagaaaaagaattcagaTTAG